TGGACGCTCGAGAACGCCGGTCAGCGCGTTCAGATTATCAAGAAAGATTCAAAGAAGGGCGGGGCGCTTCAGTTTGGCACAGAGCTGGTGGCTGCTGCAGATGGCTCGATCTCTGCGCTTCTGGGGGCGTCTCCCGGAGCGTCGACGGCCGTCACCATCATGCTCGAGCTTTTAGAGAAGTGTTTCCCCAAGGAGATGCAAAGCGATGCTTGGAAAAGCCAACTAACTGAGTTGGTGCCGTCCTATGGCACTCAGCTCGTAGAGGAGCCCGAAGCATTTTCGAGCATCCACGAGCGCGTGGATTCTCGTCTTGGACTGAGTTAGGGTTCGTTACTGATACCTTAGAGCAACTGCGCGGATTTGGGCGCTTGGATGCTTGATGTTCAGCTTTCTTGAAGGGTCACGTCGAAGCGTGAACTTCCAGTCATAAAAAGCGCTGGTCGTGCTTCCAAAAAACTACCCGCCAACGCCCGTGTAGCGTGTTATCATTTTCTCGGGCCCGTGATTTGCTGATCGGGCCTTATGAAGCTTTTTGTCAAAGGGGATGTCGATGGCGTATTCGCTCTCGGCTTGGATAACCTATTGATGCTCATATTGATGAGCGGTCTGTGTCTGGGCTTGTTACAGTTCTCGCCAGAGCTTTTTTATGGTCGTGTGCTCCCGGCGACGGCAGTGGCTCTGATCATTGGCAACTTGTTCTATGCGCGCGAGGCGATCCGTCTTGGGAAGAAAGAAGGGCGCACCGATGTCTGCGCCATTCCCTACGGGATCAACCTGTTGACTGTGTTTGTGTATGTGTTCCTCGTGATGATGCCGGCTCAGCAAAAGGCTTTGGGTAACGGATTGAGTAAAGAAGAGGCAGATGTGATCGCCTGGCATGCTGGTTTGATCGCATGCTTGGGGTCGGGATTGATCGAATTTGTTGGGGCCTTTTTTATCGACCTAATTCGCCGTTTTACGCCCCGCGCTGCTCTTCTATCAGCCTTGGCCGCCATCGGGATTTTCTTCATCGGAATGGATTTCGTGTTTCGATCCTGGGCTTTCCCCCTAGTGGGGATGACGACTTTGGCGATCACGATGGTAATTTATTTTGGTCGGATGAAGTTCCGCTTTGGGCTGCCGGCAGGGTTAGTCGTCCTGGTGGTCGGTACGAGCCTGAGTTGGGCCACTGGCTTGGCACCGGTGACAGATTTCGACACGTCTCAGTTGGGTCTACGGCTTCCTCTTCCAGTCATCGGCGACATCATGCAGTCAGTTCCCTACATGTTCGAATACCTGGGAGTCATCGTTCCGATGGGATTTATCAATTTGGTCTTATCGCTTCAGAATCTTGAATCGGCCAAGGCGGCGGGGGACGATTATCGAGCGGCACCGGCTTTAGCTTTTAATGGTTTGGGCACCTTTGGAGCGGCCCTGTTTGGCTCACCGTTTCCCACAACAATTTATATCGGACACCCAGGATGGAAGGCCATTGGGGCGCGCGCCGGATATTCTACACTGAATGCCATTATCATGACCCTGATTTGTATCAGCGGGGCATTGAGCCTGGTGGTTGCAGCGATTCCTCTGGAGGCGGGTATGTCGATCCTGATTTGGATTGGGATTATGATGGGCACGCAAGCCTTCAACAGCACCCCTCGCGAGCATACTCCGGCAGTTGTGGTCGGCTTGATGCCGGGGATTGCGGCCTTTGCAGCCCTCGTTTCAAAGAACAGCCTGGCTGTGGCTGGTATCGTGGGTGGAGCATCGTTCTTTTCACGAGAGGTCATCGATCAGATGGCGTCCATCCGCAACTTCTATGCTGACGGTGCCTTTGCCTTAGAGCAGGGCTATGTCTATACCTCGATCATCCTCGCTTCGACTACTGCGGCGATTATCGACCGAAAATTCAAAGTGGCTGGCTTCTGGTTACTGGCCGGAGCTACTTTTTCCGCAATCGGTTTCATTCATACCTACGAAATCACGCCCTTTGACATTATTAGTATTCTAGATTTAGGCGTCACCAAATGGACTCTAGGATACCTCGCCATGGCAGCGATCATGTTTCTCGTTCCCCTCGTCACCGAAGTGGAGACCGATGAGAGCAAGCTGATTTGATACGATATCCTTGTCGTGTCTGCAATCGGCCAGATTTCGATTACGAACACGGCAATGGCATTCATCACTATTGACTGAGTAGGTTCAAGCCGCCTCTAGGCAATCGCTCTAGCAGGGGTGTGAACAGAAGTGCAGGGCACACGGATGTTTTGTAGGGTGATCGGCGAGAGCGATTGCCGTCTTCCGGATCAAAGCTCAAGCCAAGCAATGGCTGTCGCCATCACTCTACGCCTCTAATCTGGGCTCAAAATCAGTTTTCCGTATATCTGGTCACAATCCTCATCATTTACCTTCTTCCAAAACTCTTGACTCACTTCGTCTCGAAAGATTTTCTAGAACTAGAAGGTAAAAAATGCATCTAAATATCAAAAATGATAAGACATATAACCTAGCCGCTACAGCGGCTCGGCTTACGGGCAAAAGCTTGACCCAGACCGTGACGGATGCCCTCAGCGATTACCTATTCAGGCTCCAGCAACAAAAAAAAATCGAACGGAAGCAGGGCCTCGCTGATAAGCTGACACAGCTCGCACAAGAATATCAAAAGCTACCGAGTCACGATGAACGTAACCATGCAGATATACTTTACGATGACGATGGTCTGCCTAAGTCCAGAAGAGATATATGATCGCCGTTGATACTTCGATCATCCTTGCGGTCTTGATGCAGGAATCAGATGCGGCCCAATACGTCCAAAAATTGGAGCAAGAGACCGAGCTGGTGATCGCCGCCGGGACCTATGTTGAATTGGGAGCCGTAATGAATAAGAAGTCTGGCCCGAGGTCATTGCAGATCGTGGACGCTTTCTTGGAAGAAGCAGAGATTGAGATATCTCCGATGTCGTCTGCTCAAGCGCGTATCGCGCGTGACGCTTACTATAACTATAGTATTTTGAATTTTGGGGACTGTTTTTCTTATGCCCTAGCAAAAGAAAAAAAGATCCCGTTGCTTTATAAGGGTAACGACTTTAGCAAAACAGACATCATATCTGCGATTTGAGTGGCTATGACTTAATCCACTTGGGCTGTTGCATTAGTAGGGGATTAAGGGAGACCCAAGAATTGGGCGATTTTGCAAAAACGGATGCCGTGACGCGTGGGCTTTCCTAGACTTTTTGTAAAAACGATGTCCCAAGCTTCAATGGCTCGTCACTCGTCACGGGTTCCGGGTATTTGGAAAAATTTTCGATTTCATTCGTGAGATTTACCCCAGGCTTGTTTCTACTTTTCACGTATGGAGGAAAGCCGCTTTGCATTTTTGGGATCGAGTAGTTCGGGGAATTCTGGGCTGCTGAAGACTGATGAGTCCAAAGTGCTTGTGGATCTGGGGTTTAGTGCGCGGCGGACTTGCCAGTTTCTGCGCGATTTGAACGAATCCATCGATGGGATTGATGCCATTTTTTTGACGCATGAGCACGGCGACCATGCGCGCGGGTTATCGGGTTTGGCAAAACATGCGGACATCCCTGTATTTGCGAACCGAGATACGGCGCGCGCACTCCAAAAGAAGCTGAGCTGGCGGCCCAATTGGCACATCTTTGAAACCGGTTCGAAGTTCAAGCATCGTGATATCGAAATACAGAGTTTCTCGGTGCCGCATGATGCGTATGACCCCGTGGGCTTCACGTTTGAATGGGGTTACGACGACCTGTTTTCTCCACGTCAAAGTCTCGGTTGGTTAACGGATTTGGGATACGTGCCCGAGCAGGTTAAGGAGTGCATCGCTCATGTGGATACCTTAGTGTTGGAAGCCAATTATGATGCAGACCTGCTCGAAAAAGACATCAAACGACCTTGGTCTGTCAAACAACGCATCCGCGGGCGTCATGGACACCTCTCGAATCAGGACGCTATGGCATTTATTGACGAAATGAGCGCCTCGCGCTGGAAGCAGCTCTACTTGGTGCACCTCAGCCGCGATTGTAACGATGTCAATTTGGTCAATCGATTGTTTACACCTTTGGCGCAGAGAATGAACAAGTTGCGCTTGTCGGTGATTGATCCTGACGAATTTTGTCCAGCTCCCATATTTTTTTGACATACGAGAGCCTTTAAAGCACTACCCACCCTTTCTCCCACACCCTTATGAACGAATCACGGAGCGGAATCACCACAGTTCCTTTTAAGAAGGAAAAGCTACAACCCAACACATCTTCTCGTATACGCCAGACTAAGATTATTTTCACCATTGGTCCGGCAACGATGAGCGAGGAGGCGTTGGAACGCCTTATCATTCAGGGGGTGGATATCTGCCGCATCAACATGGCCCATGCGGATCACGAGTGGACGCGGGAGATTTGTGACCGGGTCCGTAAGGTATGCGACAAGGTTGGACGTCAAATCGCCATTATGATGGATTTAAAGGGCCCCGAGATCCGCACCGGTAAGGTAGGGGATGAGCCTTACATTCTCCAAGAAGGTGAAATATTCGATTTTGTGATGGAGTACACAGACGAGGACCAAAGCCTCGACGGAAAGCGCTACATCGATGTGAACTATCCCGACTTGGACAAAGATGTTTCTGTGGGGGACACGGTTTTGGTGGATAGCGGTCTCATGAGCCTCGAGGTGATCGAGAAAAGAGCCGGTCGTATCCGTACCAGAGTAATCATTCCGGGGCCTTTAGGGAATAAACGCCATATCAATCTACCCGGTGTGCGGGTGAACCTTCCGTCGCTCACGGAAAAAGATATGGGCGACATCTCCGTGGGGATTGAAAAGAACGTCGAGTTTTATGCGCTTTCTTTTGTGCGCGAGTCCTATGATCTGGATTTGCTGCGTCGGCACCTCACCGATCACGACTCTAATGCCTTGATCATTGCCAAAATCGAGGACCAACAGGCGATTAGTAACTTGGACGATATCATCGCGGCTTCAGACGGCCTCATGGTCGCACGGGGTGACCTCGGTATCGAGTGTCCCTATGAGGAGTTACCAATCATCCAGCATCGCGCTATTAAGACTTGTCTGCGTATTGGCCGTCCAGTGATCGTAGCGACGCACATGTTGGAGTCGATGATTGAGAACCCAGTGCCGACGCGTGCTGAAGTCTCAGACGTGTCGACTGCTGTCTTGGAGAAAGCCGATTGCATCATGCTTTCCGGTGAGACCACTACCGGAAAATATCCCTTTGAGTGTATCGAAGTCTTCAAACGCATTTCGATGCGTATCGAAGAGGCGAGCCAGACTAACAATTTCGATGGGGTAGACCTGAAAACGCCGAAGTCTAAGATGCTCAAGTCCGCAGCTTCGCTAGCAGCCGAGCTCGACCATTGCGCTATCGTCGTGTTCACCCGTAGCGGCTATCTGGCTAAGATGATGTCTTCTCTGCGTCCTAAGAGCCCAGTATTTGCGTTTACGGACAATCCGGAATTATTCCGTCATTTACTTATCTTGTGGGGCATCGAGCCCTTCCTCATGGATTTCTCTGACGATCCAGAACAAACCATAGAGAACGCTATGGCGGCTCTCAAAAAGCGTCCCTGGATCGAGTCGGGCGACAACGTAGTCTGTGTGACTAACGTGCTTACCAAAGGCGATATCATCGATTCCATCCAGCTCCGCCGCGCCCCCTAGGCCAAGGCTCGGTTCTCGCTTTCCCTGGGAACGCCGGACCCCCAGCTCGGCTTCAGTGAGCACCGCCATCATCCAGAGTCCTCATTCTTCCGAAGGTCAGAATGAGTGAGTTTCCGTTTAGTACCATGAACTTTGGAAACTTAATATGCCCAAGCACAGGATCGATTGTCAGACCCAGATCATCGGGTCCTTGGGCTAAAGCACACTGCTATGTCTCAAGCATCGCTTCGTGATTCCAATAAGACAGAACCTGCGCTACTTCAATTGAACCCAAGCAGTCACCTGCAGCCCGTGGGATCGTAAGAACTCGACAATAAAAGCGGCTTAGTTCGTGCTCTAATGATCCTTTATGCGGGACGCGCGCCGAGCAGCGGTGATTTCTGGATAAGCCCTGGATGGATCGCCTAGAGGTTGGTCAGTAAGAACCCGCCCACGTGCCGGATACATATGGAGGAATTTTCTT
This portion of the Opitutales bacterium genome encodes:
- a CDS encoding MBL fold metallo-hydrolase, coding for MEESRFAFLGSSSSGNSGLLKTDESKVLVDLGFSARRTCQFLRDLNESIDGIDAIFLTHEHGDHARGLSGLAKHADIPVFANRDTARALQKKLSWRPNWHIFETGSKFKHRDIEIQSFSVPHDAYDPVGFTFEWGYDDLFSPRQSLGWLTDLGYVPEQVKECIAHVDTLVLEANYDADLLEKDIKRPWSVKQRIRGRHGHLSNQDAMAFIDEMSASRWKQLYLVHLSRDCNDVNLVNRLFTPLAQRMNKLRLSVIDPDEFCPAPIFF
- a CDS encoding type II toxin-antitoxin system VapC family toxin — protein: MIAVDTSIILAVLMQESDAAQYVQKLEQETELVIAAGTYVELGAVMNKKSGPRSLQIVDAFLEEAEIEISPMSSAQARIARDAYYNYSILNFGDCFSYALAKEKKIPLLYKGNDFSKTDIISAI
- the pyk gene encoding pyruvate kinase; this encodes MNESRSGITTVPFKKEKLQPNTSSRIRQTKIIFTIGPATMSEEALERLIIQGVDICRINMAHADHEWTREICDRVRKVCDKVGRQIAIMMDLKGPEIRTGKVGDEPYILQEGEIFDFVMEYTDEDQSLDGKRYIDVNYPDLDKDVSVGDTVLVDSGLMSLEVIEKRAGRIRTRVIIPGPLGNKRHINLPGVRVNLPSLTEKDMGDISVGIEKNVEFYALSFVRESYDLDLLRRHLTDHDSNALIIAKIEDQQAISNLDDIIAASDGLMVARGDLGIECPYEELPIIQHRAIKTCLRIGRPVIVATHMLESMIENPVPTRAEVSDVSTAVLEKADCIMLSGETTTGKYPFECIEVFKRISMRIEEASQTNNFDGVDLKTPKSKMLKSAASLAAELDHCAIVVFTRSGYLAKMMSSLRPKSPVFAFTDNPELFRHLLILWGIEPFLMDFSDDPEQTIENAMAALKKRPWIESGDNVVCVTNVLTKGDIIDSIQLRRAP
- a CDS encoding NCS2 family permease, whose translation is MKLFVKGDVDGVFALGLDNLLMLILMSGLCLGLLQFSPELFYGRVLPATAVALIIGNLFYAREAIRLGKKEGRTDVCAIPYGINLLTVFVYVFLVMMPAQQKALGNGLSKEEADVIAWHAGLIACLGSGLIEFVGAFFIDLIRRFTPRAALLSALAAIGIFFIGMDFVFRSWAFPLVGMTTLAITMVIYFGRMKFRFGLPAGLVVLVVGTSLSWATGLAPVTDFDTSQLGLRLPLPVIGDIMQSVPYMFEYLGVIVPMGFINLVLSLQNLESAKAAGDDYRAAPALAFNGLGTFGAALFGSPFPTTIYIGHPGWKAIGARAGYSTLNAIIMTLICISGALSLVVAAIPLEAGMSILIWIGIMMGTQAFNSTPREHTPAVVVGLMPGIAAFAALVSKNSLAVAGIVGGASFFSREVIDQMASIRNFYADGAFALEQGYVYTSIILASTTAAIIDRKFKVAGFWLLAGATFSAIGFIHTYEITPFDIISILDLGVTKWTLGYLAMAAIMFLVPLVTEVETDESKLI
- a CDS encoding type II toxin-antitoxin system VapB family antitoxin, giving the protein MHLNIKNDKTYNLAATAARLTGKSLTQTVTDALSDYLFRLQQQKKIERKQGLADKLTQLAQEYQKLPSHDERNHADILYDDDGLPKSRRDI